The proteins below come from a single Prolixibacter sp. NT017 genomic window:
- a CDS encoding AI-2E family transporter, with protein MNQRTRNVILFVGISILIFLLFYFRNIVAYILIAAVLSLIGRPLMRAIQRISIKKKHLGKTSSALITLLLMLAATIGFLAALIPLVAMEIKDLSAIDVTSVMDYLDVAFTHLSNKLPHFIAYSGADSGMQEYIQEQLANMLNLGQVTNLFSSVAGTLGNLFLMFFSVSFILFFFLKEEQLFSHIILVFVSSKYETKAKHVMTSINHLLKRYFIGIIFEVLGVMILDTIGFSVIGLGFNHGLVVAVFAGVMNVIPYIGPWIGGAFGVLVAIATHLGDSFPDVTLPLILLVLLVVVIVQVVDNVVFQPVIYSNSVRAHPLEIFLVILMAGSFAGIAGMILAIPVYTVLRVIAREFLSQFRLVRELTSKMTDD; from the coding sequence ATGAACCAGCGAACCCGCAATGTCATCCTGTTTGTCGGGATTAGTATCCTGATTTTTCTGTTATTCTATTTTAGAAATATTGTAGCCTACATCCTGATTGCAGCTGTGCTTTCGCTCATCGGAAGACCTTTAATGCGGGCTATCCAGCGTATCTCAATTAAGAAGAAGCATCTCGGAAAAACGAGTAGCGCACTGATCACACTTCTGCTCATGTTGGCAGCTACCATTGGTTTTTTGGCGGCGTTAATTCCGTTGGTTGCAATGGAGATAAAGGATTTGTCAGCTATCGATGTCACTTCGGTGATGGATTACCTCGATGTGGCTTTTACTCATCTTTCAAACAAACTTCCACATTTTATCGCTTACAGCGGAGCCGATTCGGGAATGCAGGAATACATACAGGAACAACTGGCAAACATGTTGAACCTGGGACAGGTCACGAATTTGTTCTCCTCGGTTGCCGGCACTTTGGGTAACCTGTTTCTCATGTTTTTTTCGGTCTCTTTCATACTGTTTTTCTTTTTGAAGGAAGAACAGTTGTTCAGCCACATTATTCTGGTTTTTGTTTCCAGCAAATATGAAACGAAAGCCAAGCACGTAATGACTTCTATCAATCACCTTCTGAAGCGGTATTTCATTGGTATTATATTCGAAGTGTTAGGAGTTATGATATTGGATACCATCGGATTTTCGGTCATCGGTTTGGGCTTTAATCACGGATTGGTCGTGGCGGTTTTTGCCGGTGTCATGAATGTTATCCCATACATTGGCCCATGGATCGGCGGAGCCTTTGGTGTATTGGTGGCTATTGCAACTCACCTTGGCGACAGTTTCCCGGATGTGACTTTACCGCTCATATTGCTGGTATTGTTGGTGGTTGTTATTGTTCAGGTAGTTGATAACGTGGTATTTCAGCCGGTTATCTATTCCAACAGTGTCAGGGCGCATCCGCTTGAGATCTTCCTGGTTATTCTTATGGCAGGAAGTTTTGCCGGAATTGCCGGAATGATATTGGCTATACCGGTTTATACCGTTCTTCGCGTCATTGCCCGCGAGTTCCTTTCGCAGTTCCGGTTGGTACGGGAACTTACCTCCAAAATGACAGATGATTAG
- the lon gene encoding endopeptidase La, whose protein sequence is MSLERSYMKRNNQKHKFVFSSLMEDQGEFIPIIADGDESDFKSVEVPESLPILPLRNAVLFPGVVMPITVGRQKSLKLIRDVYSGDKLLGTVTQKDGKVEEPQTEDLYPVGTMAEILKILEMPDGTTSIIIQGKRRIKVAGVTEQLPYLKALVHPHDEYELESDDSEFAVVLESLKDLSLKLMKYTGNVPPEAQFAIKNIESPTFLINFICNNVELEAHEKQDLLEENDIRSRGNQLMGLLVREVQVMELKKDIQRKVKVDLDQQQREYLLHQQIKTIQDELGGNPIEKEIEELKKRGAEMKWDEEMAGFFEKEVEKLNRMNPAAGEYSIQVGYLETLLDLPWNEYTEDNFDLQHAEKVLDEDHYGLEKVKERILEHLAVLKLKGDMKSPIVCLYGPPGVGKTSLGKSIARSLGRKYIRMSLGGLHDEAEIRGHRKTYIGAMPGRIIQNLKKAGSANPVFILDEIDKVSQDFHGDPASALLEVLDPEQNSEFHDNYLDVDFDLSRVMFIATANTLSTIQPALRDRMELIDVSGYLVEEKTEIAKRHLVPRQLKNHGMKKGSLTFPKEVLAKVIENYTRESGVRELDKQLAKIVRRIARKEAFGEKYNKKLKVEDVREYLGVPIYTRETYEGNEFAGVVTGLAWTAVGGEILYVETSLSKGKGRFTLTGNLGEVMKESATIALEYLRSHAPELDMTSQAFEKWDVHVHVPEGAIPKDGPSAGVTMATSLASAFTQRKVKRNLAMTGEITLRGKVLPVGGIKEKILAAKRAGIKEIILSRQNEKDLEEIKPIYIKGLKFHFVDTVLDVLDIALLKQKVNNPLRIR, encoded by the coding sequence ATTCCGGCGATAAATTGCTGGGAACGGTTACCCAGAAAGATGGCAAGGTAGAAGAGCCGCAGACGGAAGATTTGTATCCGGTAGGTACCATGGCGGAAATTCTGAAAATTCTGGAGATGCCCGATGGTACTACTTCCATTATCATTCAGGGAAAGAGACGAATTAAGGTCGCCGGTGTTACAGAGCAACTGCCGTACCTGAAAGCACTGGTTCATCCTCACGATGAATATGAACTGGAAAGTGATGACTCTGAATTCGCGGTGGTGCTCGAATCGCTGAAGGACTTGTCACTCAAATTGATGAAATATACCGGCAATGTGCCGCCGGAAGCGCAGTTTGCCATCAAAAATATCGAAAGTCCGACCTTTCTGATCAACTTCATTTGTAACAATGTTGAGCTGGAGGCGCACGAAAAGCAGGATCTCCTGGAAGAAAATGACATTCGCAGTCGTGGAAATCAATTGATGGGGCTGTTGGTTCGTGAGGTTCAGGTGATGGAGTTGAAGAAGGATATTCAACGTAAAGTAAAAGTTGATTTGGATCAACAGCAGCGGGAGTATCTGCTTCATCAGCAAATAAAGACCATCCAGGATGAGCTAGGCGGCAATCCCATTGAAAAAGAGATTGAGGAGTTGAAGAAACGGGGCGCCGAGATGAAGTGGGATGAAGAAATGGCAGGCTTCTTCGAAAAAGAGGTAGAGAAACTGAACCGGATGAATCCGGCCGCCGGAGAATATTCCATCCAGGTTGGTTACCTCGAAACATTGCTCGACCTTCCCTGGAACGAATACACCGAAGACAACTTCGACTTACAGCACGCTGAGAAAGTCCTGGATGAAGATCACTATGGTCTGGAGAAAGTGAAGGAACGTATTCTGGAGCATCTCGCTGTTCTTAAATTGAAGGGTGACATGAAATCGCCTATCGTTTGTCTTTACGGCCCTCCCGGCGTCGGAAAAACGTCGTTGGGTAAGTCTATCGCTCGTTCGCTGGGGCGGAAATACATCCGGATGAGTTTAGGAGGTCTTCATGATGAAGCAGAAATCCGTGGTCACCGGAAAACATACATCGGCGCTATGCCGGGCCGTATTATTCAGAATCTGAAGAAAGCTGGTTCCGCAAATCCTGTTTTTATTCTTGATGAGATTGACAAAGTCTCGCAGGATTTTCACGGCGATCCGGCTTCGGCATTGCTGGAAGTTTTGGACCCGGAACAGAATTCTGAGTTTCACGATAACTACCTGGACGTTGACTTCGACCTTTCGCGTGTGATGTTTATTGCTACCGCGAATACGCTCAGCACCATTCAGCCCGCACTTCGCGACCGGATGGAGTTGATTGATGTGAGCGGTTACCTGGTTGAGGAAAAGACCGAAATTGCCAAAAGGCACCTTGTTCCGCGTCAGCTGAAAAATCATGGAATGAAAAAGGGAAGCCTGACGTTTCCGAAAGAAGTGTTGGCGAAGGTGATTGAAAATTATACCCGCGAGTCTGGTGTTCGCGAGCTCGATAAGCAGTTGGCAAAAATTGTTCGCCGCATAGCGCGGAAAGAAGCTTTTGGTGAAAAATATAACAAGAAACTCAAAGTTGAGGATGTTCGCGAATATCTCGGAGTTCCGATTTATACCCGCGAAACATACGAAGGAAATGAGTTTGCAGGAGTCGTCACCGGCTTGGCCTGGACGGCGGTCGGCGGTGAAATTCTTTACGTCGAAACAAGCTTAAGTAAAGGAAAAGGTCGCTTCACGTTAACCGGAAACCTCGGTGAAGTGATGAAGGAATCGGCTACTATTGCGCTGGAATATCTTCGTTCGCATGCACCTGAATTGGATATGACATCGCAGGCTTTCGAAAAGTGGGACGTTCATGTCCACGTTCCGGAAGGCGCAATTCCCAAGGATGGTCCGTCGGCCGGAGTTACCATGGCTACGTCGCTGGCATCAGCTTTTACGCAGCGGAAGGTAAAACGAAACCTGGCCATGACAGGCGAGATTACTTTGCGTGGAAAAGTATTGCCGGTAGGCGGTATTAAAGAAAAAATACTGGCCGCGAAAAGGGCCGGTATAAAGGAAATCATCTTGTCGAGGCAGAACGAGAAGGATCTGGAAGAGATCAAGCCCATTTACATTAAGGGATTGAAGTTCCATTTTGTCGATACCGTACTGGATGTTCTGGATATCGCATTATTAAAACAAAAAGTGAATAATCCACTAAGAATTAGATAG